Proteins from one Acidobacteriota bacterium genomic window:
- the tssI gene encoding type VI secretion system tip protein VgrG — protein sequence MSANQSSINPHNAAINRPMPRTALKKTDETPSAIPGDGGGGQGSLRWTQNGRLVKVITPLPDPNALIVRELQGQEAISRLFEYHLEMYSENPNIDLDALINQSLTIRIRLFDDDDDHGKPHDRYINGIVSEFAQHNTTPRFTHYRATVRPRFWTLTQSTDCRIFQDMTVPDIVEKVLTEHGISEFEFVLDRKQYTIREYCVQYRESAFNFLSRLMEEEGIFYYFVHSKTSHKMIFGDAPGHFRECPDQPIAKYHPVNAATGIMYGAESYDVVTDLIVEHQLRPNQYALRDFDFMKADKIYESTTKTDTAQAGTSGGERSREIYDYPAEPTGSPEAQRYNFWDMQKETDRYAKLRKEEGTNSQIYFATGSSNCRAFVTGHFFNLIDHSRKDFNQTYVLTTLETRAYQSDSNNEPGTFLQNTFRVVQSDTLFRPDRLTPIPVVQGSQTALVVGPPGEEIYTDKYGRIKAQFHWDRYGKYNESSSCWLRVGTPWAGDNWGFIQLPRIGQEVIVDFLEGDPDKPYVVGSFYNSTHMPPYTLDSNSTNSKQGNYKTVSTRKSRSTLNGTPENYNEIRFEDLKGAEQLFMHAERDMDVHVKRDRREHTLRDQHLIVERDHVEEVHRNRNSHISQDQTLSVGSTRSATIGSVDVVEAGQEIHLKAGNKIVLEAGSSITLRVGANFINVTSSDIYIKAPAGIVYIQDAGGPESGSGAQSGRKADVADDGPHFGPKK from the coding sequence ATGAGTGCCAATCAATCATCAATCAACCCTCACAATGCGGCGATTAACCGTCCAATGCCAAGAACAGCTTTGAAGAAAACCGATGAGACGCCTTCTGCAATCCCTGGAGATGGCGGCGGCGGACAAGGGTCTTTGCGCTGGACACAAAATGGACGGCTCGTCAAAGTCATAACCCCGTTGCCTGATCCAAATGCGTTGATTGTCCGCGAACTCCAGGGGCAGGAAGCCATTTCACGGTTGTTTGAATACCACCTGGAAATGTATTCGGAAAACCCAAACATTGATCTGGATGCATTGATTAATCAGAGCTTAACCATTCGGATTCGGTTGTTTGATGACGATGACGACCATGGCAAGCCTCATGACCGCTATATCAATGGGATTGTGTCGGAATTTGCCCAACACAATACAACGCCGAGGTTTACACACTACCGGGCTACTGTTCGACCACGCTTTTGGACGCTTACCCAATCAACTGATTGCCGGATTTTCCAGGATATGACGGTTCCGGATATTGTGGAAAAAGTTCTCACCGAGCATGGCATTTCAGAATTTGAATTTGTTCTGGATCGAAAACAGTACACCATCCGGGAATATTGTGTTCAGTATCGAGAATCAGCCTTTAATTTTCTTTCCCGATTGATGGAAGAAGAGGGAATTTTTTATTACTTCGTCCACAGCAAAACCAGTCACAAAATGATTTTTGGTGATGCTCCAGGGCATTTTCGCGAGTGCCCAGATCAACCAATCGCCAAATATCACCCGGTGAACGCGGCCACTGGAATTATGTATGGTGCCGAGTCATACGATGTGGTCACCGACCTGATTGTTGAGCATCAGCTTCGTCCAAATCAGTATGCTCTGCGTGATTTTGACTTTATGAAAGCCGATAAGATTTATGAGTCAACGACCAAAACCGACACGGCGCAGGCTGGAACTTCAGGTGGAGAGCGTTCTCGTGAGATTTATGATTATCCGGCAGAGCCGACAGGGAGTCCCGAGGCGCAACGGTATAATTTCTGGGATATGCAAAAGGAAACTGACCGGTACGCCAAATTGCGCAAAGAAGAAGGCACCAACAGCCAGATTTACTTTGCCACGGGGTCAAGCAACTGCCGGGCATTTGTGACTGGACACTTTTTTAACTTAATTGACCACAGCCGGAAAGACTTTAATCAGACCTATGTGCTAACGACACTTGAGACCAGAGCCTATCAAAGTGATAGCAATAATGAACCTGGTACATTTCTTCAGAACACGTTCCGGGTGGTGCAAAGCGACACATTGTTTCGTCCAGACCGGTTAACCCCCATTCCGGTAGTGCAAGGATCCCAAACAGCCCTGGTGGTTGGTCCTCCAGGCGAAGAAATCTATACTGACAAATATGGTCGCATCAAAGCGCAATTCCATTGGGACCGGTATGGAAAATACAATGAAAGCAGTTCCTGCTGGTTGCGGGTTGGAACTCCCTGGGCCGGTGACAACTGGGGATTTATCCAGTTGCCACGCATTGGGCAGGAAGTCATCGTTGATTTTCTGGAAGGCGACCCGGATAAACCCTACGTGGTTGGGAGTTTTTATAACAGCACCCACATGCCACCCTACACGCTGGATTCAAACAGCACCAATTCAAAACAGGGGAATTATAAAACCGTCAGCACTCGGAAAAGCCGAAGCACGCTCAACGGAACACCCGAAAACTATAACGAAATCCGCTTTGAGGACTTAAAAGGTGCCGAACAATTGTTTATGCATGCCGAGCGTGACATGGACGTTCACGTGAAGCGTGATCGCCGTGAGCATACCCTCCGTGACCAGCATTTGATAGTTGAGCGGGACCACGTCGAAGAAGTTCACCGCAACCGAAACAGTCATATTTCCCAGGATCAGACCTTGTCGGTTGGAAGCACCCGGAGTGCCACCATCGGAAGTGTTGATGTCGTTGAGGCCGGACAGGAAATCCATCTGAAAGCCGGTAATAAAATCGTGCTGGAGGCGGGAAGCTCAATCACATTGCGCGTCGGTGCGAATTTTATCAATGTCACATCGAGTGATATTTATATCAAGGCGCCAGCGGGAATTGTCTATATCCAGGATGCCGGTGGACCCGAAAGTGGTTCTGGTGCTCAATCAGGCCGCAAAGCCGATGTGGCCGATGATGGGCCACATTTTGGACCGAAAAAGTAA
- the tssG gene encoding type VI secretion system baseplate subunit TssG, with product MGATQRNPITSVVNKLQTDPYQFSFFQAIRLLERIFPHRAPIGLDSLPGQEVARLRSAVSLAFPASEIADLKLPSPSETEDSTTDELAEMSVAFMGLGGPLGVLPTCYTEELITFARHKETALAEFFDLFNHRLISLFYRAWEKYHFLVGFERNSADLLTNGLCHLVGLGTQSLRNQLSVPDHTFVYYGGLMAQQPHSSVAVEAIVSEYFGVSVAVVPNIGKWLELEPEGITTLGVTACTLGVDTIAGSRIWDQQSTFRLRLGPLTLSEYVSFLPNGSRFRPLHDLTRFYVGLEFTFEVQLVLKAEEIPDFVCQSSLGSCYLGWTTWLKSAEFENDDDQVILYESE from the coding sequence ATGGGTGCCACGCAGCGGAACCCGATCACTTCTGTAGTGAATAAGCTTCAGACGGATCCCTATCAGTTCTCATTTTTTCAGGCGATTCGATTACTTGAGCGAATTTTCCCTCATCGAGCGCCAATCGGACTTGATTCGTTACCCGGTCAGGAGGTCGCACGGCTGCGATCTGCCGTCTCGCTCGCCTTTCCGGCAAGCGAAATTGCTGATTTGAAATTGCCGTCACCCTCTGAAACCGAAGATTCAACGACCGACGAACTGGCTGAAATGTCAGTGGCATTTATGGGATTGGGCGGCCCGCTGGGAGTTTTGCCAACCTGTTACACGGAAGAACTCATTACTTTTGCCCGCCACAAAGAAACGGCACTGGCTGAATTTTTTGATCTTTTTAATCATCGCTTGATTTCTTTATTTTATCGAGCCTGGGAAAAGTACCATTTTCTGGTTGGCTTTGAGCGCAACAGTGCCGATTTGCTCACAAATGGTCTTTGCCATCTGGTTGGCTTAGGGACTCAGTCTTTACGCAACCAGCTCTCAGTACCCGACCACACCTTTGTGTATTACGGCGGGTTAATGGCTCAGCAGCCCCATTCGTCTGTGGCGGTTGAAGCCATTGTTTCGGAATATTTTGGTGTTTCCGTTGCCGTTGTTCCAAATATCGGGAAATGGCTTGAACTGGAACCCGAAGGAATTACGACACTTGGAGTGACTGCCTGCACGTTAGGGGTTGATACAATTGCCGGATCGCGGATTTGGGATCAGCAATCTACCTTTCGTTTGCGTCTCGGGCCACTCACGTTGAGTGAATATGTGTCCTTTCTTCCCAATGGCAGCCGCTTTCGACCGTTACACGACCTGACCCGGTTTTATGTTGGCCTGGAGTTTACCTTTGAAGTGCAACTCGTTTTAAAAGCAGAAGAAATCCCTGATTTTGTTTGTCAGTCCAGCCTGGGGAGCTGTTACCTGGGGTGGACAACCTGGTTGAAATCGGCTGAGTTTGAAAACGACGACGATCAGGTCATTTTGTATGAGAGCGAATAA
- the tssF gene encoding type VI secretion system baseplate subunit TssF, protein MRDELLSYYERELAYFRQLSGEFAGKYPKLAGQLQLNAETCTDPHVERLIEAFSFLTARIRLKLDDEFPEVTESLLGVLYPHYLAPIPSMSVIQMRLRTGQGTLSSGYLVDRGKQVDTNSINGEICRFRTCFATQLWPIEVISVGLQSDGPLTLQGKMERATLRIKLRCENNVRLSSLKIGKGETAEPIRSLRFHIFADAQVAFPLYEILLNQAEAVELVQTKLSTGQTELPSTIRLGAESIRPVGFEENEGMLPYSARSFPGYRLLTEYFTFPEKFLFVEFTGLDQAVAAGFGNEFEICVRLRNVTPPPGAIDQGALVLGCTPIVNLFDRRAEPITLNHYQYEHHIIPDVYHRRTTEIYSINSVATAGSDRRASQEFSPIYSYKHQLARHSNECYWFAVRRPSQLKDDFGTEMYLSMVNPNFDPHQPVEGILNIGVTCTNRDLPAQLPNAGRDLEVDILHTSDLVRARVLRKFTPTCRPHSRRGLHWRLISHLSLNHLSLVSTDETGTPHALREIMQLYDFTDSAAVRNQIAGLVKISSRRVARQVGPMVGSGYVRGIETTLDFDESLFAGSGAFLFASVLDRFLGLYVSINSFSQLVARSIQREGEIRRWVPRSGTRSLL, encoded by the coding sequence ATGCGTGACGAATTATTGAGTTACTATGAACGGGAACTGGCTTATTTTCGCCAACTATCAGGCGAATTTGCCGGGAAGTATCCAAAACTGGCCGGTCAACTCCAATTAAATGCTGAAACCTGTACCGATCCGCACGTTGAGCGACTGATTGAAGCTTTCTCGTTTTTGACCGCACGGATTCGGTTGAAACTCGATGATGAGTTCCCCGAAGTCACTGAATCATTGCTTGGAGTATTGTATCCACATTATTTGGCGCCGATTCCATCCATGTCAGTCATCCAGATGCGACTTCGGACCGGTCAAGGCACTTTATCAAGTGGATATTTGGTGGATCGTGGAAAACAGGTTGATACCAACTCCATCAATGGGGAAATCTGCCGGTTTCGGACCTGTTTTGCCACTCAATTATGGCCAATTGAAGTCATTTCGGTTGGGTTACAATCAGATGGGCCATTGACGCTGCAGGGAAAAATGGAGCGAGCCACCCTTCGGATTAAGTTGCGGTGTGAAAACAATGTTCGACTCTCTTCGCTCAAAATCGGTAAGGGAGAGACTGCAGAGCCGATTCGTTCACTGCGATTCCATATTTTTGCTGATGCCCAGGTGGCCTTTCCACTGTATGAAATCCTGCTCAATCAGGCAGAAGCCGTTGAACTGGTTCAAACAAAATTGTCAACCGGGCAAACGGAGCTTCCCTCTACCATTCGGCTTGGCGCTGAATCAATTCGACCAGTTGGATTTGAAGAAAACGAGGGAATGCTGCCCTACTCAGCGCGTTCTTTTCCGGGATACCGGTTATTGACCGAATATTTCACATTTCCTGAAAAGTTTTTATTTGTTGAATTTACTGGCCTGGATCAGGCTGTTGCCGCTGGTTTTGGGAATGAGTTTGAAATTTGTGTCCGGTTGCGCAATGTAACACCTCCGCCGGGTGCAATTGATCAAGGTGCGCTGGTCCTTGGCTGTACCCCGATTGTGAACTTATTTGATCGGCGAGCAGAGCCAATCACACTCAATCATTACCAGTATGAACACCATATCATTCCAGATGTGTACCATCGGCGGACCACTGAAATTTATTCGATCAACTCAGTGGCCACAGCCGGGTCTGACCGGCGTGCATCACAAGAATTTTCCCCAATTTATTCTTACAAACACCAACTGGCTCGGCATTCCAATGAGTGTTACTGGTTTGCTGTTCGTCGTCCGTCCCAGTTAAAAGATGATTTCGGAACGGAAATGTATCTCTCGATGGTAAATCCCAACTTTGACCCACACCAGCCAGTCGAAGGGATTTTAAACATAGGGGTTACCTGTACCAATCGGGATTTGCCAGCTCAACTTCCGAATGCAGGCCGGGATTTGGAGGTGGATATATTGCATACCTCAGATTTGGTTCGGGCCCGAGTGTTGCGGAAATTCACCCCGACGTGTCGTCCACACTCACGACGCGGGTTGCATTGGCGGTTAATTTCGCATTTATCGCTCAATCATTTGTCGCTGGTTTCAACGGATGAAACCGGCACGCCCCATGCCCTGCGTGAGATTATGCAACTCTATGATTTTACTGATTCAGCCGCGGTTCGGAATCAGATTGCCGGACTGGTGAAAATTTCAAGCCGGCGGGTTGCCCGGCAAGTGGGGCCAATGGTTGGCAGTGGATATGTCCGAGGCATTGAAACCACACTTGACTTTGATGAATCGCTCTTTGCGGGAAGCGGTGCCTTTTTGTTCGCCTCGGTCCTGGATCGTTTTCTGGGACTGTATGTCTCGATCAATTCATTTAGTCAACTTGTTGCGCGGTCAATTCAACGAGAAGGAGAAATACGCCGATGGGTGCCACGCAGCGGAACCCGATCACTTCTGTAG
- the tssE gene encoding type VI secretion system baseplate subunit TssE, which translates to MARPGTQSTFRPSLLDRFRDCTSEPQTLGALRVNSIEAMKQSIANDLHWLLNSRQSPSEQWDGSQDLEASLLTFGLPDFTGMNPNNGVYQERLRAGIESAIRQFEPRLDRVRVFVQSHLQTERSLHFRISAVVKANLVNEPVFFETVLNVGTGSYQWEVRN; encoded by the coding sequence ATGGCACGACCTGGAACGCAATCAACTTTTCGTCCATCACTGCTTGACCGGTTTCGGGACTGTACTTCAGAACCCCAAACGCTGGGAGCACTGCGGGTCAATTCGATTGAAGCGATGAAACAATCCATCGCCAATGACCTGCACTGGCTGTTGAACTCTCGCCAATCTCCATCTGAACAATGGGACGGGTCTCAGGATCTTGAAGCCTCGCTTTTGACCTTTGGGCTGCCTGATTTTACTGGCATGAATCCCAACAATGGTGTGTATCAAGAGCGGTTACGAGCAGGAATTGAATCCGCTATTCGGCAGTTTGAACCCCGGCTGGATCGAGTTCGTGTGTTCGTTCAATCACATTTACAAACTGAGCGCTCGCTTCATTTCCGCATAAGTGCGGTGGTGAAGGCGAATCTGGTGAATGAGCCGGTATTTTTTGAAACGGTGCTCAACGTTGGAACCGGGTCTTATCAATGGGAAGTCCGAAATTAA
- a CDS encoding DUF4011 domain-containing protein: MQPQPLGEFLATTVQQGPLPLSEVIALILPLIEQVQETHQQGQVAPLIGLGHLKVSNQKIWFYDFDVTAPHLQPEEVRRVERFLRRQEQHLSQLPAAEGTTADDEIPPLQPAFLTGYLTWEHQLGHHDQLTDIFSVGLIFASLACGLDLDEPADVERFTRFHSALGSLATALPPALAHLLRALTELSRRRRTKDLQGVLSTLKLLAQNPQALDEPALFLMEAEHSQTLTRRQAVLLRLRNRLFDLSRRNPLLYFKATGRSLNLTVASLASFHQGDIAGHLPPLVWNGEVVTRLASGSEISLLSLLDAAHTDFAHTVLDRIRLEDRRMQNEFGFSQLRLVVAFLHWRNLNTSQNEPVISPLLLLPVAIEKRRGERDEFLLTPQSEEADVNPVVRHILSQKLGIILPESVAIDEASILEFYRRFDLELIQKAPDTTLRLVTSPEPNALFHQTRKQIETFQARTQPGRERESIIFELPASSTVDDALTWDIDLASVTLGIFNSRKMSLVRDFSTLFENPLLSSASFDHLFEITARDAQPQPSLETIRTPILQVVPCDPSQENAIARARIGAHFIIQGPPGTGKSQTITNLIADSVGRGKRVLFVCEKRAAIDVVYHRLKQAGLGHLCALIHDSQADKKRFIQDLKSQFEHYSQAESTFVQVSADQEKLREQFVQALRRHEQWADLMRQMLPEDGISVRGALGRLIALDEPAPTSSEKDLEKLPGYGVWLSNGQAVVKLAEELEWQGLEPVLGRHPLRQLTRELLVQSDPVPRLEAALDHINPLVKQIQAATALLPDQLHRASTIDEFNALCSYAQQLMPLVELDCLDLLNRKSNAYQQLRDLFHQFLDCSEALTLAQSRTTHWRTRLPLSEIALVLPATRRVESSFLGVLTPTYWKLRKLLRAAYDFQAHPIQPTWSTILEQLQNEYEVFEALANLRKTVQARFRVEDPRPLRELIERLHAAELALYPTQKAFRAGLISGKFDPAVCVQLAQIRHPVEFLTLELEELLDPFANRTFSEISADLAELRANLPLLGKLRLELAALAGGPVELHRAVCDFPWTPRQLESALLTKIIARARRLDRTVFQTDAAKLAKQANEARRLHQKLLTCNAQVVSAQPHEIFQQKLKKAELPAARLQDEEKSWKKRFNRGKRELEHEFGKVMRFRSIRDLAEGETGELVFDLKPVWLMSPLSVADTLPLDGSAFDVVIFDEASQIRLEDAIPTLFRAPQAIVVGDEMQLPPTMFFASKADLDPPASQSDESAGLELEFQTESLLKQAADVLPSSRLTWHYRSRSEALITFSNAVFYDRELLTIPDVHPPVRVSPVHPQEPGNLVRCVLDRPIGFHYLEDGVYEQRCNRREARYIAELIRQLLSQPTGLSLGVVAFSEAQQSEIEQAISELAESDPVFQTQLEAEYLREQDDQFCGLFVKNLENVQGDERDIIVLSVCYGFDRQHKMRQNFGPINRDGGEKRLNVVFSRARRHMVVVSSITHQAITNTYNDGAHCLKTYLAYAEALSAGQHHLAQSLMASFGDTGQAMASTTLVDPVVESLAEALREQGLIVDTQIGDSAFRCDLAVRQAGDDAYQLAILVDSDEYYRTRSAFERAVLHPALLEAFGWKMCYVLARDWQANPTSVLERLLHQLRSNRAEDVKTSG, encoded by the coding sequence ATGCAGCCACAACCACTCGGGGAATTTCTGGCGACAACCGTTCAACAGGGGCCATTGCCTCTTTCTGAAGTCATTGCCCTCATTCTGCCCCTGATTGAACAGGTCCAGGAAACCCACCAGCAAGGTCAGGTGGCGCCACTCATCGGACTCGGTCATCTCAAGGTCTCGAATCAAAAAATCTGGTTTTATGACTTTGATGTCACCGCTCCGCACCTTCAGCCAGAAGAGGTTCGCCGGGTTGAGCGGTTTTTACGCCGACAGGAACAACACCTCTCGCAACTCCCTGCTGCTGAAGGAACCACAGCCGACGATGAAATTCCACCTCTCCAGCCAGCGTTTCTGACTGGCTACCTGACCTGGGAGCATCAGCTTGGCCATCATGACCAGTTGACCGATATTTTTTCAGTTGGGTTAATTTTTGCGAGCCTTGCCTGTGGACTTGACCTGGATGAACCAGCCGATGTTGAACGCTTTACCAGGTTTCATTCCGCGTTGGGTTCGCTGGCAACAGCCTTGCCTCCGGCACTGGCTCATCTGTTGCGCGCACTCACCGAATTGTCCCGGCGGCGACGGACAAAAGATCTCCAGGGGGTTCTTTCCACACTGAAGCTTCTGGCGCAAAACCCACAGGCACTGGATGAGCCGGCGCTGTTCTTGATGGAAGCCGAACACTCACAAACCTTGACCCGTCGCCAGGCGGTTTTGCTCAGGTTGCGCAACCGATTGTTTGACCTTTCACGGCGCAATCCCTTGCTGTATTTCAAAGCCACGGGCCGAAGCCTCAATCTGACCGTGGCTTCATTGGCCTCTTTTCATCAGGGGGATATTGCCGGTCACCTGCCACCGCTGGTCTGGAATGGCGAAGTTGTAACCCGGCTGGCTTCCGGGAGCGAAATATCACTGCTGTCACTACTGGACGCTGCCCACACCGATTTTGCTCACACGGTTCTGGATCGAATCCGACTGGAAGACCGGCGAATGCAAAACGAATTTGGATTCAGTCAGTTACGGCTGGTCGTGGCGTTTTTGCACTGGCGAAATCTGAATACCAGCCAGAATGAACCAGTTATTTCTCCATTGCTGCTTTTGCCGGTTGCGATTGAAAAACGCCGTGGAGAACGGGATGAATTTCTGCTCACACCCCAGTCCGAAGAGGCCGACGTGAACCCGGTTGTCCGACACATTCTCAGTCAGAAACTGGGAATTATTCTACCGGAATCGGTTGCGATTGATGAGGCTTCAATTCTTGAATTTTACCGGCGGTTTGACCTGGAACTGATCCAAAAAGCGCCGGATACCACACTCCGACTGGTCACATCTCCTGAGCCAAATGCGTTGTTTCATCAAACACGAAAACAAATCGAGACGTTTCAGGCCCGAACCCAACCAGGGAGAGAGCGTGAATCCATCATTTTCGAACTCCCAGCGTCTTCGACAGTGGATGATGCTTTAACCTGGGATATTGACCTGGCGAGTGTCACGCTTGGAATTTTTAATTCTCGAAAAATGTCGCTGGTTCGTGATTTCAGCACCTTGTTTGAAAATCCATTGCTGTCATCGGCCTCATTTGACCACCTCTTTGAGATTACGGCTCGCGATGCCCAGCCGCAGCCTTCTCTCGAAACAATCAGGACACCGATTTTGCAGGTTGTTCCCTGTGATCCATCGCAGGAAAATGCCATCGCCAGGGCCCGAATCGGAGCTCATTTCATTATTCAGGGGCCGCCAGGGACTGGGAAATCACAAACCATCACCAACCTGATTGCTGATTCTGTCGGACGTGGCAAACGGGTGCTTTTTGTGTGTGAAAAACGGGCCGCGATTGATGTGGTGTATCACCGATTGAAACAGGCTGGCCTCGGGCATTTGTGCGCGCTGATTCACGATTCACAGGCTGACAAAAAGCGCTTTATCCAGGACCTGAAATCCCAGTTTGAACACTACAGTCAAGCTGAATCAACCTTTGTTCAGGTCAGTGCCGACCAGGAAAAGCTTCGTGAGCAATTTGTTCAGGCATTGCGCCGACACGAACAGTGGGCTGACCTGATGCGCCAGATGCTCCCTGAAGACGGCATTTCCGTGCGCGGGGCTCTCGGCAGGTTGATTGCGCTGGATGAACCCGCCCCAACCTCCTCTGAAAAAGACCTGGAAAAACTTCCTGGGTATGGGGTCTGGCTTTCCAATGGACAGGCCGTGGTCAAACTGGCCGAAGAACTGGAATGGCAGGGCCTGGAACCGGTTTTGGGTCGTCACCCACTCCGGCAACTCACCCGGGAATTGCTGGTGCAGTCTGACCCTGTTCCCCGGTTGGAAGCAGCACTTGACCACATCAACCCACTGGTCAAACAAATCCAGGCTGCCACAGCTTTGCTACCTGATCAGCTCCACAGAGCCTCAACCATTGATGAATTCAATGCTCTGTGTTCCTATGCCCAGCAACTGATGCCGCTGGTCGAACTGGATTGCCTGGACTTGCTGAATCGAAAATCGAATGCCTATCAACAGCTCCGCGATCTGTTTCATCAATTTCTGGATTGCTCCGAAGCACTTACCCTGGCCCAAAGTCGAACCACACACTGGCGAACCAGACTTCCTCTTTCTGAAATTGCCCTGGTGTTACCCGCGACCCGGCGAGTCGAGTCATCATTTTTGGGAGTGTTGACGCCAACCTACTGGAAACTTCGCAAACTGCTGCGAGCAGCTTATGATTTTCAGGCTCACCCGATTCAACCAACCTGGAGCACCATTTTGGAACAGCTCCAGAATGAATATGAGGTGTTTGAAGCCCTGGCCAACCTGCGCAAAACCGTCCAGGCCCGGTTTCGAGTTGAAGATCCACGACCACTCCGTGAACTGATCGAACGTCTTCACGCCGCCGAACTGGCTCTCTATCCAACCCAAAAAGCATTTCGTGCCGGGCTGATTTCAGGAAAATTTGACCCTGCCGTTTGTGTTCAGCTTGCTCAAATCCGGCACCCGGTCGAATTCCTGACCCTTGAACTTGAAGAGCTTCTGGATCCGTTTGCCAATCGAACCTTTTCTGAGATTTCGGCTGATCTGGCCGAACTCCGGGCGAATCTTCCCCTGCTGGGCAAACTGCGGCTTGAACTGGCCGCTTTAGCCGGAGGGCCGGTGGAACTCCATCGAGCCGTGTGTGATTTCCCCTGGACACCGCGCCAGTTGGAAAGTGCATTGCTTACGAAAATCATTGCCCGTGCCCGGCGACTGGATCGAACGGTATTTCAAACTGATGCGGCCAAACTCGCTAAACAGGCGAATGAAGCCCGGCGACTCCATCAAAAATTGCTGACCTGTAATGCCCAGGTGGTCAGTGCCCAACCCCACGAGATTTTCCAGCAAAAACTTAAAAAAGCGGAGTTGCCGGCAGCCAGACTTCAGGATGAGGAAAAAAGCTGGAAAAAAAGGTTTAATCGAGGCAAACGGGAACTGGAACATGAATTCGGCAAAGTGATGCGGTTTCGGTCAATCCGCGATTTAGCTGAGGGTGAAACGGGCGAACTGGTTTTTGACTTAAAGCCGGTCTGGTTGATGAGTCCGCTCAGTGTTGCCGACACGCTTCCGCTTGATGGTTCCGCGTTTGACGTGGTGATTTTTGACGAAGCCAGCCAGATTCGGCTCGAAGACGCCATTCCCACGCTGTTTCGTGCGCCTCAGGCCATTGTGGTGGGTGATGAAATGCAGCTTCCGCCAACCATGTTTTTTGCCTCAAAAGCTGATCTGGATCCACCAGCGAGCCAATCTGACGAGTCTGCCGGGTTGGAACTCGAATTTCAAACGGAAAGCCTGCTCAAACAAGCCGCCGATGTTTTACCTTCCAGTCGGCTCACCTGGCACTATCGCAGCCGATCTGAAGCCCTGATTACTTTCTCGAACGCGGTGTTTTATGATCGGGAATTGTTGACCATTCCCGATGTCCACCCTCCGGTTCGGGTATCACCAGTTCATCCTCAAGAACCTGGTAACCTGGTGAGGTGCGTTCTGGATCGCCCAATTGGGTTTCATTATTTAGAGGACGGGGTGTATGAGCAACGCTGCAACCGCCGTGAAGCGCGCTACATTGCAGAACTGATTCGGCAACTCCTGTCACAGCCGACCGGGTTGAGCCTGGGGGTGGTGGCTTTTTCCGAAGCTCAACAAAGTGAAATCGAACAGGCCATTTCGGAACTGGCTGAGTCGGACCCGGTGTTTCAAACTCAGCTCGAAGCCGAGTATTTGCGTGAGCAGGATGATCAATTCTGTGGTCTGTTTGTCAAAAACCTGGAAAACGTCCAGGGCGACGAACGGGACATCATTGTCCTGAGTGTCTGTTATGGGTTTGATCGTCAGCACAAAATGCGGCAAAACTTTGGGCCGATTAACCGCGATGGCGGCGAAAAACGATTGAACGTGGTGTTTTCTCGTGCCCGGCGGCATATGGTCGTAGTTTCGTCCATTACCCATCAAGCAATTACCAATACTTATAATGACGGCGCCCATTGCCTGAAGACCTATCTGGCCTATGCTGAAGCGTTGTCCGCCGGACAACATCACCTGGCTCAATCCCTCATGGCCTCATTTGGTGATACCGGTCAGGCGATGGCTTCAACCACACTGGTGGATCCGGTCGTTGAAAGTCTGGCCGAAGCCCTGCGAGAGCAGGGTCTGATTGTTGATACCCAGATTGGCGACTCAGCCTTTCGGTGTGATCTTGCTGTCAGGCAGGCAGGTGATGACGCCTATCAGTTGGCCATTCTGGTTGATTCTGACGAGTATTATCGAACGCGCTCAGCCTTTGAACGGGCCGTGCTGCACCCGGCGCTGCTTGAGGCATTCGGCTGGAAGATGTGTTACGTTTTGGCCAGGGACTGGCAGGCAAATCCAACCAGTGTGCTTGAAAGACTCCTTCATCAGTTACGTTCAAATCGGGCTGAAGACGTGAAGACATCGGGCTGA